The following are encoded together in the Pseudodesulfovibrio indicus genome:
- a CDS encoding class I SAM-dependent methyltransferase has product MAQHFKRFSEGRLDDARILRTLGIGQGLTVVDGGCGNGYMAMLFRDAVGTAGTVYAVDVNEQYIGELRAENQSGNLIPLVADMVEGTTLPDGCADVVYMSTVLHLFSPEQLDRLASEVRRLLVPGGLFGVVEFDKRADWFGPPISHRHTPEELRAALPFTPVTMAYVADYFYLQVFRA; this is encoded by the coding sequence ATGGCGCAACATTTCAAGCGGTTTTCCGAAGGCAGGCTGGACGACGCGCGGATTCTCCGGACGCTGGGCATCGGGCAGGGCCTGACCGTTGTGGACGGCGGGTGCGGCAACGGCTACATGGCCATGCTTTTCCGGGACGCCGTGGGGACAGCGGGGACGGTCTACGCCGTGGACGTCAACGAGCAGTACATCGGCGAGCTGCGGGCCGAAAACCAGAGCGGCAACCTGATCCCCCTGGTGGCCGACATGGTCGAGGGCACCACGCTGCCGGACGGCTGCGCGGACGTGGTCTACATGTCCACCGTGCTGCATCTCTTCTCGCCGGAGCAGCTTGATCGCCTTGCCTCGGAAGTCCGTCGTCTGCTGGTTCCCGGCGGTCTGTTCGGAGTGGTGGAATTCGACAAGCGCGCCGATTGGTTCGGGCCGCCCATATCACACCGCCATACTCCCGAGGAACTCCGGGCCGCCCTGCCCTTCACTCCCGTCACCATGGCCTACGTGGCGGACTATTTCTATTTGCAGGTCTTCCGGGCCTGA
- the tilS gene encoding tRNA lysidine(34) synthetase TilS, which yields MSVPEFLPLSLQELLPKWAHFCLFVGRFVEEELGVDLEGKRVLVGLSGGVDSTALLLVLHYLSKRADFTVEAVHLDHRLRPESIDDAAFCRDLCAALSIRCAVETADVAALARERSIGLEEAGREARYKLFASLRESGPFDYVAVGHQLDDLSEDVLMRLIRGTGWPGLSGMPGFDPARGLIRPLLLLPKSTLVAFVTRLGILWREDATNADDAITRNRVRNEILPLIRRENPNFWQSVARLWKIGRIEQDYWDTLTANPCEILDNQTLKDAHQALRLRLYKSCLDAVGPGQALAETLFKLDEAWLEQKVGAVFQFPGEKTATITASGVVFGSSH from the coding sequence ATGAGCGTCCCCGAATTCCTCCCCCTGTCCCTTCAGGAGCTGTTGCCCAAGTGGGCGCACTTCTGCCTGTTCGTGGGCCGGTTCGTGGAGGAGGAACTGGGGGTGGACCTGGAGGGCAAACGGGTCCTGGTCGGCCTGTCCGGCGGCGTGGACTCCACCGCCCTGCTCCTTGTCCTGCACTATCTCTCCAAGCGCGCGGACTTTACCGTCGAGGCCGTCCACCTGGACCACCGGCTGCGGCCGGAATCCATTGATGACGCGGCCTTCTGCCGCGATCTGTGCGCCGCCCTGTCCATCCGGTGCGCGGTGGAGACCGCCGACGTGGCCGCTCTGGCCCGAGAGCGCAGCATCGGCCTGGAAGAAGCCGGGCGCGAGGCGCGCTATAAACTCTTCGCCTCCCTTCGCGAGTCCGGTCCCTTCGACTACGTGGCCGTGGGCCATCAGCTCGACGACCTGAGCGAGGACGTGCTCATGCGGCTCATCCGGGGCACCGGCTGGCCCGGCCTGTCCGGCATGCCCGGCTTCGATCCGGCGCGTGGACTGATCCGCCCCCTGCTGCTCCTGCCCAAATCCACCCTGGTCGCCTTCGTCACAAGGCTCGGCATCCTTTGGCGCGAGGACGCGACCAATGCGGACGACGCCATAACACGCAACCGGGTGCGCAATGAGATCCTGCCGCTGATCCGGCGCGAGAATCCCAATTTCTGGCAATCCGTGGCCCGTCTGTGGAAGATCGGCCGCATCGAGCAGGACTACTGGGACACCCTCACGGCCAACCCTTGTGAAATCCTGGATAACCAAACCCTCAAGGACGCCCACCAGGCCCTCAGGCTGCGGCTCTACAAGTCCTGCCTGGACGCGGTCGGCCCGGGCCAGGCCCTGGCCGAGACCCTGTTCAAGCTGGACGAGGCGTGGCTGGAACAAAAGGTCGGCGCGGTCTTTCAGTTCCCCGGGGAAAAAACGGCTACCATCACCGCATCCGGCGTGGTTTTCGGCTCCAGCCATTGA
- a CDS encoding adenylate kinase, whose protein sequence is MNILIFGPNGSGKGTQGDIAKDKYKLDHIESGAIFRKHIGGGTELGMKAKEYINKGELVPDDITIPMVLDVLASSKSGWLLDGFPRSLVQGEKLWEALQKDGVKLDYVIEIKLPREIAKARIMGRRLCANNPNHPNNVGIPVIAPKDGKCRVCGGELTARQDDQDEGAIDVRHNIYYDEETGTMAACNFFKDLKDADFKYIELDGEKSINEIKEYLIAQLA, encoded by the coding sequence ATGAACATTCTGATTTTCGGCCCCAACGGCTCCGGTAAAGGCACCCAGGGCGACATCGCCAAGGACAAGTACAAACTGGACCACATCGAGTCCGGCGCCATCTTCCGCAAGCACATCGGCGGCGGCACCGAGCTCGGCATGAAGGCCAAGGAGTACATCAACAAGGGCGAACTGGTTCCTGATGACATCACCATCCCCATGGTCCTGGACGTGCTGGCCTCCTCCAAGTCCGGCTGGCTGCTCGACGGTTTCCCCCGCTCCCTGGTTCAGGGCGAGAAGCTGTGGGAAGCCCTGCAGAAGGATGGCGTGAAGCTCGACTACGTCATCGAGATCAAGCTGCCCCGCGAAATCGCCAAGGCCCGCATCATGGGTCGCCGCCTGTGCGCCAACAACCCGAACCACCCCAACAACGTCGGTATCCCGGTCATCGCTCCCAAGGACGGCAAGTGCCGCGTCTGCGGCGGTGAGCTGACCGCCCGTCAGGACGACCAAGACGAGGGCGCCATCGACGTGCGCCACAACATCTACTACGATGAGGAAACCGGCACCATGGCCGCCTGCAACTTCTTCAAGGACCTCAAGGACGCCGACTTCAAGTACATCGAACTCGACGGCGAGAAGTCCATCAACGAGATCAAGGAATACCTGATCGCCCAGCTGGCCTAA
- the hemA gene encoding glutamyl-tRNA reductase, whose amino-acid sequence MNKQIILIGLNHRTAGVEVREKFALTDVENFEQGLMANCPVHECMALSTCNRVEIVAVARQVPTMEAMESILRYWAGACNGPAELLVENTYQYSDLDAVKHIFTVAASLDSMVMGEPQILGQLKDAYRTAVDRGTAKTIVNRLLHKSFSVAKRIRTETAIASSAVSISYAAVELARKIFGDLRPTKAMLVGAGEMAELAAMHLLRNGVQDIIIANRTLSRAKELADTLGGEPIQIEDMPSRLHEVDIVISSTGSPVAVIKAKDVKAVLKKRKNKPMFFIDIAVPRDIDPDVNTLDNIYLYDIDDLKEVVDENMAQRQEEATKARAVVDLETATFGNWLNSLNIQPTIVDLVDKSEDVAMRELNKTLKKIGPVDEATRSALERLALSIAHKSLHEPICFLKRRTQEEGSAERFIDLARRMFNLDDETVPADAHFDRKQATCSPEDVEQFIEVSKKEQ is encoded by the coding sequence ATGAACAAGCAAATAATCCTCATAGGCCTCAACCACCGCACCGCCGGGGTCGAGGTTCGCGAAAAATTCGCCCTGACCGACGTGGAGAACTTCGAGCAGGGCCTCATGGCCAACTGTCCCGTGCACGAGTGTATGGCGCTCTCCACCTGCAACCGGGTGGAGATCGTTGCCGTCGCGCGACAGGTGCCGACCATGGAGGCCATGGAGTCCATCCTCCGGTACTGGGCCGGGGCCTGCAACGGCCCTGCCGAGCTGCTGGTGGAGAACACCTACCAGTACTCCGACCTGGACGCCGTGAAGCACATCTTCACCGTGGCCGCCAGCCTGGACTCGATGGTCATGGGCGAGCCGCAGATCCTGGGCCAGCTCAAGGACGCCTACCGGACCGCCGTGGACAGGGGGACCGCCAAGACCATCGTCAACCGGCTGCTCCACAAGTCCTTTTCCGTGGCCAAGCGCATTCGCACCGAGACGGCCATCGCCTCCAGCGCGGTGTCCATAAGCTATGCGGCCGTGGAGCTGGCGCGCAAGATCTTCGGCGACCTGCGTCCCACCAAGGCGATGCTCGTGGGCGCGGGCGAGATGGCCGAGCTGGCCGCCATGCACTTGCTGCGCAACGGGGTACAGGACATCATCATCGCCAACCGCACCCTGTCCCGCGCCAAGGAGCTGGCCGACACCCTGGGCGGCGAGCCGATCCAGATCGAGGACATGCCGAGCCGTCTGCACGAGGTGGACATCGTCATCTCCTCCACCGGTTCCCCCGTGGCGGTGATCAAGGCGAAGGACGTCAAGGCCGTGCTCAAGAAACGCAAGAACAAGCCGATGTTCTTCATCGACATCGCGGTGCCGCGCGACATCGACCCGGACGTCAACACCCTGGACAACATCTATCTCTACGACATCGACGACCTCAAGGAAGTGGTGGACGAGAACATGGCCCAGCGCCAGGAGGAGGCCACCAAGGCCCGCGCCGTGGTGGACCTGGAGACGGCGACATTCGGCAACTGGCTGAACTCGCTGAATATCCAGCCGACCATTGTGGACCTGGTGGACAAGTCCGAGGATGTGGCCATGCGCGAGCTGAACAAGACGCTGAAGAAAATCGGCCCGGTGGACGAAGCGACCCGCTCCGCCCTGGAGAGGCTGGCCCTGTCCATCGCCCACAAGTCCCTGCACGAGCCCATCTGTTTTCTCAAGCGCCGGACTCAGGAGGAAGGGTCTGCGGAACGGTTCATCGACCTTGCCCGGCGCATGTTCAACCTGGACGACGAGACCGTCCCGGCCGACGCCCACTTCGACCGCAAGCAGGCCACCTGCTCCCCCGAAGACGTCGAACAGTTCATTGAAGTATCGAAAAAGGAACAATAA